TTTTGCCACTTCCACGAATTCATGCTCATCGCCTTACCAGCAAACTACGGAGCGAATAAAACGCTTACACAAACGAAGAAAGAAGCAACGGCCCTTACTCACATAGGGGCGCATACGTTTTCTTGCTGCGTTAGCATGCTTTGACGCGTTAGCACGCTATGTTagagttttggttttcttgCTGGGCGAAGGGCGTGTCCATACGGATAGGACCGTGGGCAGGTACGACTAACCTTATAGCTGTTCCTATCGATGATTTCCAAGTAATAGGAGGTGCGGCAGCCTTCATACTGTTTGAGCTGTCCCCATGCCCTTCATGAGGGTAGTGTTCCTAATGAGTGAAGAGGCCCCCCGCATGATTCCCACGGTAAAGGTCGGAAAGGAAGAGGTGGAGATCATCTCAGCCAACCATCCGAAATAGGGGATATATAGGCCCACTTCTCGACTCGGAGTTCCGTTCGCTTCTATCGCTATTGATTCGGGACACGGAAACACTCTTTATAAAAAGCAAATCCACTACTCCTCCGGAGCCTTGCTACTGTCGTAGTGTAACCGGCAGCTCGCCCTACTTCAGTGCCAAAGGCTTGCGACTTCAGTAGAGTAGGCCCGTTTCCCTTACTTAAGGGTTTTCGATAGGGATCGACCATTTTGGGGTTTACAAAACATTCATAGGCAGAGGGGCGGCGGAGGCAGACCTTATACGACTCTTTCGTAAGGGCCGCGTCGCAAACTAACAGAGAGGATGGAGAATCCGGGATCTCGACCCGTGAAGAGTCAAGAAAGACGTCCGGAATCTGATCACCTGGGTGGTGACTAACCCAGGCATTTGAAGTTGACTCCCACTTAAACGAGCAACCAAAAAGCCCTATGCTAAAGACTCGGGATAGAAAGATTCGTATTGAATGAATGCACCGGTCATTTCCTTCCTTCTTGAGATGTTTTAATACTCTAGTCAACAAAGGGATAGTTGATCAAGGAACTAGTCGACCTCTGCTACGCTTCGCTAGTCGAGCTATAGTCGTGTACTAGTCGATCTAATGTCGTTAATGTTGTGCTATAGTCGACAAAGGGAACAGCTTCAGTCGGCCCTTCCCACGGAAGTGCCTTCGCTCCACTTTCGCTTTAGCTACTAGAGCTACGTAGTAGGTTGGATACAGTTGCTATGATTGTCCTTCGGTTATTTTAAGGTTCTATTTTCGGATGCTTACCTCTTGCTAGTAAAGCTACTAGTGAGTTCCtgctttcttttccttgtgaAAAAATCCGCAACAACCATCAAAATCGCTTTCTCCCTCACGAAGTGACAGTCCAAAATTTCTATATGGTGCTTGGTTCAGCCTAGCTCGTTCTGGAGTGAGGGTTTCGGATGTAAGGAACGGAACGGTATGAGTCTCATCAACATAGGCAACTTAGGATCGAGAAGAGGCTAACTAGTCACGATCTTAAGCTAGTCCTGCAAGCAAGTATGATCAGATCGAAGGAACGGAAACGCTAAACTAGTACTCGTGCTATGGGATGGCTCGGCCATCCCGTGTCCCCCCGAACCTGCTAGGGCTCTCGCAGCGACGCAAGGAGCGCAGAGAGAACGAGCACAGCAGAGATACACGCGCCCAAACAAAGGGTATAAGAGAGTTGTGAGTGTCAATCCTAATTATTCTCCTGAGCAGTCTTGCTGAGGATACTAAGCGTGGTCTTGTTTGTGTACTCAGAGCTACGCTCTGAGGGGTGCTAAAATGATGAGTAATCCTAAACTCCGGTTGCTAACATGACGGTTCGGGTACCGTTATCTAAGACTATAGACTTAGGAAGACCGAATCCATAAAAAAGATTATAGTAAATGAAGCATGCCACGCCTTTCCCATCGGCCTTAGCCATTGGTTTACCCAGTTTTTCTCCCAAACTtcgaaaaggagagaagaaaggtaCGAAGTAACTGACTGGCCAATGCATTCAATCGAATGTATTCCCGTGCTCTCAAATGAAGGGATAGTAGTCTCACGCCGCCTCTCGTTTGAGTGAATCGTCCAGCCGAACAAAAAGATGTTTGGAGTCAATGCccaacttcttcttccctcAAGGAAAAGACACGCTTAGTTGAGCCGGGGTTACAGTCTCGAAAGAAACCTCCCTCACTCACTGGCTTCCTTACAACAGGAAGAACTGGACACGGAAGTGCCTATGTAGTACGAAGAGAAAACTTTACCCTGACATTACAGTTAACCAACATTACAGCAATAACCAAATTCAGGCAAGGAAACCCGACAACCAACTAGCCCGAGACTGAAGAGACTACACTAGAAGACCAAGGGCCTTACAGAATAAAGGCTCACAACTTCTACTGCCTCTGATTGGTCCTTCTCAAGCACCCAACTCAAAATATCAATATATCAGGGCTAGGGATGCGATACGGGGAATGGAACCTGTTAGTACCGGGCAAGGGGAATTCATGCTATTTCCATTTCTTCACATCCCACCCAACCCAGCTATGTTGTCTCGTAGATAGCAAGGTAAGTAGATTGTTGCTCGTTACAAGGcaagggtggtctacgatcactTCGACCAGCCGGATACGGGCGAGGGGAGACGAAGATGAAGAAGTACAATCCGACGCAGATAGCGAAAGGTCAAGCCTTAAGTTCTTCAACCGGTGTACAGTGAACATGGTGTCGGTAGACGAACCCGAAGAGGACGATGAGGAAGATGAAGTGTACGAGTTCGCCGAAGAAGAGACAGAACAGGAATCGAACCCTATCCCGCCAACTGAAGATGAAGTCCGGGAACACAACCTCGGAACTGCCGAAAACCCCCGACCAATCTTCCTCAGTGCTCTTCTGGGTGAGGAAGAAAGAGCAGAATACATGCGCCTGTTACAGGAGTTTTCCGATGTATTCGCATGGAGCTATGCGGAAATGCCTGGACTTGATCCGGAGGTCGCGATGCATCGTCAACATATCAGGGAAGATGCAAAGCCAGTGAAGCAACCCCAAAGGAAGTTTCACCCGGCGATCATGGAGAAGATCGAGAAGGAAGTCCAGAAGCTGAAGGACGTAGGCTTCATCCGTGAAGAACAGCACCCAGACTAGTTGGCGAACATAGTCCCAGTAACTAAGAAGAACGGTAAAATCCGTGTTTGTATAGACTTCCGTAACCTAAATGATGCGTGTCCAAAGGATGAATTCCCTTTTCCAATCACAGAAAGAATGATATATAAGACTTTTGATTACGAGCGTATGTCTTTCATGGATGGTTTTTCCGGTTACAACCAAATCAAGATGTACCCATAAGATCAGAAGCACACTTCATTCCGTACCCCATTCGGCGTTTACTGCTACACAGTAATGCCGTTTGGACTCAAGAACAAAGGTGCGCCTTACGTGATAGGGATTCAAAAAATACCATGACCAAGATCTTCAATCAAGGACATGTTGCATAAGACGGTCGAATGTTATGTGGACGACCTTGCAGTCAAGAGCCGAGACAAAGAAGATCACCTGCAATACCTCCGAGCGGTCTTCGAAAGGTTACGACAGCACAACCTGAAGATGAACCCGTTAAAGTGTTTCTTTGGGCTGTCTTCGGGCAAGTTTCTGGGATTAATTTTGCGGAAAGACGGTATCCAAGTCGATCCTGCAAAGAAAAAAGCCATCCTCGAGATGAAGCCACCTCGGAATATAAGAGAGTTGAAAGGACTTCAAGGACGTCTCGCCTATATTAGAAGATTCATTTCCAATCTCTCCGAAAGATGTCGACCCTTCTCTAAGCTCATGAAAAAAGGGGTTCACTTTGTCTGGGACGAGGCTTGTGACAAGGCCTACGAAGATATCAAAGAGTACCTGACCAAGCCTCCGGTATTGGCTGCCCCCGTAGCAGGCAGACCATTCATTTTGTACACAAAGGCTTTAGATCATTCACTGGGGGCAATGCTCACCCATTATAAcgatgaagggaaagagatggcTCTGTATTACCTTAGTCGAATGATGGTGGGGGCAGAGCACCGTTATCCACCAGTTGAGAAAGAGTGTCTGGCCCTTATGTTCGCGGTACAGAAAGTTAGACATTACCTTCTCCCCCATACCGTTTACCTTGTTTCCAGGGTAAACCCATTGAAGGTTCACACAAGTCACGTAGCAGATAACGCCGGCTGGGAAGTGAGACATTAGCAAAACAACACGTGCGTACTATGATCGACTTTGAGATTTTCTTCCAGTGTTTTGCTGTAGACCACTATATCATCCAGGTACACCACCACGAATTTATCCAAGTACTCGTGGAAGATGTTTTTCATTAGCGTGCAGAAGGTTGCGGGTGGCTTCGTCAAGCCGAAGGGCATGACTAAGAACTCGAAGGCACCGTAGCGGGTGACACATGTCGTCTTAGCTTCATCCCCTTCTGCTATTCGAACTTGGTAGTACCCCGAGCGTAAGTCCAGCTTCGAGAAAGATATCGCACTCCCCAATTGATCGAAAAGATCTGCAATAAGGGGAATGGGGTACTTGTTCTTCACCGTCACTTTGTTGAGTGCccagtagtcgatacacagccgaaGGCTTCCGTCGTCTTTCTTTTGAAACAATACAGGCGCACCAAACGGAGCTTTAGGCGGCCTGATAAACCCTGCTTCAAGAAGTTCATCTAACTGCTTTCTCAGTTCTGCCAACTCTGGAGGGGCCATGCGATATGGTGTTTGAGCTGGAGGCTTCGTGCCTGGTTCCAACTCCATTTTGTGGTCAATAGCTCTTCGAGGCGGAAGCGTCTTTGGAAGGGACTGAGGCATTAATCTGCAAAGTCATCCAATACTTTTTCAACTTAAGCGGG
The sequence above is drawn from the Telopea speciosissima isolate NSW1024214 ecotype Mountain lineage unplaced genomic scaffold, Tspe_v1 Tspe_v1.0126, whole genome shotgun sequence genome and encodes:
- the LOC122647727 gene encoding uncharacterized protein LOC122647727 gives rise to the protein MVSVDEPEEDDEEDEVYEFAEEETEQESNPIPPTEDEVREHNLGTAENPRPIFLSALLGEEERAEYMRLLQEFSDVFAWSYAEMPGLDPEVAMHRQHIREDAKPVKQPQRKFHPAIMEKIEKEVQKLKDVGFIREEQHPD